Proteins from a genomic interval of Corynebacterium freiburgense:
- a CDS encoding putative nucleotidyltransferase substrate binding domain-containing protein — translation MLHVSLIELAEQAPRCGDIPTFRGVLAEAADLARNAAVHASDATDIASWYSSLLRGAFASPAVASCVGNAELILTGPAGRNDALPGSPLTWLTVIPNESSVPNMGPLLEVLHSVGVILVYPPWPAFTQKQWEARIAEAGAHADGAALGWLYDAGGWFSDAVVAQTNGVQEALWQEVLRHRPPSVRVSGGLPDRDIEIDLARNLLHPVTRITRWAGLVSGYSGTYTRQRLEHARQAGVLSLEETTLLAEAWRAGHALRLQRWLMGLGQHTEFLADMPPLQRSTFGASCRAVSDVTRAVAARHGFELGSA, via the coding sequence GTGTTGCATGTGTCTTTAATTGAGCTTGCGGAGCAGGCGCCTCGTTGTGGGGACATTCCGACATTTCGTGGGGTATTGGCTGAGGCTGCGGATTTAGCGCGTAACGCTGCGGTTCATGCTAGTGATGCAACCGATATTGCTAGTTGGTATTCATCATTATTGCGGGGCGCCTTTGCGTCTCCTGCGGTGGCTTCATGCGTTGGCAATGCTGAGCTGATTTTAACTGGCCCTGCCGGCCGTAATGATGCGCTTCCTGGCTCACCACTTACCTGGCTTACGGTAATACCAAATGAGTCGAGCGTTCCCAATATGGGACCTCTCCTTGAGGTTTTGCATAGTGTTGGGGTGATTTTGGTGTATCCGCCATGGCCAGCGTTTACGCAAAAGCAATGGGAGGCGCGTATTGCAGAAGCAGGCGCCCACGCCGATGGAGCAGCATTGGGCTGGCTCTATGATGCGGGCGGCTGGTTTAGCGATGCCGTCGTAGCCCAAACGAATGGTGTCCAGGAAGCACTATGGCAAGAAGTACTGAGGCATCGTCCGCCAAGTGTTCGAGTTTCGGGCGGGTTGCCGGATCGTGATATCGAGATTGATCTGGCAAGGAATTTACTGCATCCGGTGACTCGGATTACACGTTGGGCCGGCTTGGTTTCTGGTTATTCGGGGACGTATACGCGCCAGCGTTTGGAGCATGCCCGCCAGGCTGGGGTTTTATCCTTGGAGGAGACTACATTGCTTGCCGAGGCTTGGCGTGCTGGCCATGCATTACGCTTGCAGCGTTGGCTAATGGGGTTGGGTCAACACACTGAATTTCTTGCAGATATGCCACCACTGCAGCGTTCTACATTTGGGGCATCGTGCCGCGCAGTCTCGGATGTTACGCGTGCAGTGGCAGCTCGACATGGTTTTGAGCTGGGATCAGCGTAG
- the rpmF gene encoding 50S ribosomal protein L32, which translates to MAVPKRRMSRANTRSRRSQWKANNVALQEVKIDGRTHLIPRRLVKAAQLGLVEVEQF; encoded by the coding sequence ATGGCAGTTCCAAAGCGTCGTATGTCCCGAGCTAATACCCGCTCGCGTCGCTCCCAATGGAAGGCTAATAATGTTGCCCTCCAAGAGGTAAAGATTGACGGCCGCACCCACTTGATCCCACGCCGCTTGGTAAAAGCTGCGCAGCTGGGCCTAGTTGAGGTAGAGCAGTTTTAA
- a CDS encoding type B 50S ribosomal protein L31, with product MKKDIHPDYHPVVFQDAGTGHQFLTRSTAKSNRTVQWEDGNEYPLIVVDVTSESHPFWTGAQRLMDTAGRVEKFQRRYGNRTRRAKKA from the coding sequence ATGAAGAAGGATATCCACCCCGACTACCACCCGGTGGTCTTTCAGGATGCGGGTACGGGTCACCAGTTCCTAACCCGTTCCACCGCGAAAAGCAATCGCACCGTACAGTGGGAAGACGGCAACGAGTACCCGCTGATCGTTGTTGATGTTACAAGCGAATCGCACCCATTCTGGACCGGCGCTCAGCGTCTTATGGACACAGCTGGCCGCGTCGAGAAGTTCCAGCGTCGTTACGGCAACCGTACTCGCCGCGCAAAGAAAGCTTAA
- the rpmB gene encoding 50S ribosomal protein L28 has protein sequence MSAICQVTGRKPGFGKSVSHSHRRTNRRWNPNVQRRRFYLPSEGRTITLTVSTKGLKVIDRDGIESVVAKIRARGEKV, from the coding sequence ATGTCGGCTATTTGCCAGGTTACGGGACGCAAGCCGGGTTTCGGCAAGTCTGTCTCGCACTCGCACCGACGCACCAACCGTCGTTGGAATCCCAACGTACAGCGTCGTCGGTTTTACTTGCCCTCTGAGGGCCGTACCATCACTCTGACTGTATCCACCAAGGGTCTTAAGGTTATTGACCGTGACGGCATTGAGTCCGTTGTTGCAAAGATCCGTGCTCGTGGAGAGAAGGTCTAA
- the rpmG gene encoding 50S ribosomal protein L33 yields the protein MARNDIRPIIKLKSTAGTGYTYVTRKNKRNNPDRMTLKKYDPIARKHVEFREER from the coding sequence ATGGCACGTAATGATATTCGTCCAATTATTAAGCTGAAGTCCACTGCAGGCACTGGCTACACCTATGTGACCCGCAAGAACAAGCGCAATAACCCGGACCGTATGACTCTAAAGAAGTACGATCCAATCGCCCGCAAGCACGTCGAATTCCGCGAGGAGCGATAA
- the rpsN gene encoding 30S ribosomal protein S14 has translation MAKKSKIAKNEQRKEIVARYAERRNELKAIIKNPNTSDEDRMEAQFELNRQPRDASPVRVRNRDAADGRPRGYLRKFGLSRVRVREMAHRGELPGVRKSSW, from the coding sequence ATGGCTAAGAAGTCTAAGATCGCCAAGAACGAGCAGCGCAAGGAAATCGTCGCCCGCTATGCGGAGCGCCGTAATGAGCTCAAGGCAATCATTAAAAACCCGAACACCTCTGATGAAGATCGCATGGAGGCTCAGTTCGAACTGAACCGCCAGCCACGCGACGCCTCCCCGGTACGCGTCCGCAACCGTGACGCTGCTGATGGTCGTCCACGCGGTTACCTCCGCAAGTTCGGTTTGTCCCGTGTCCGCGTCCGCGAGATGGCTCACCGTGGTGAGCTGCCCGGCGTTCGTAAGTCCAGCTGGTAA
- the rpsR gene encoding 30S ribosomal protein S18 translates to MKRANMKKVRMEQSRRPKKNPLKDAGIDKVDYKDQKTLRLFISDRGKIRSRRVTGLTPQQQRQVAAAVKNAREMALLPFTSR, encoded by the coding sequence ATGAAGCGCGCAAATATGAAAAAGGTGCGGATGGAACAATCCCGCCGCCCAAAGAAAAACCCGCTGAAAGATGCAGGCATTGACAAGGTCGACTACAAAGACCAGAAAACTCTTCGCTTGTTTATCTCTGACCGCGGTAAGATCCGTTCCCGTCGTGTCACTGGCTTGACCCCGCAGCAGCAGCGCCAGGTTGCTGCAGCAGTCAAGAATGCCCGTGAAATGGCACTCCTGCCGTTCACCAGCCGGTAA
- a CDS encoding response regulator transcription factor — protein MKILVVDDEQAVRESLRRSLSFNGYDVTLADDGAAALEAIERDQPDLVILDVMMPRMDGLEVCRSLRSTGDDRPILVLTARDGVSDRVAGLDAGADDYLPKPFALEELLARVRSLLRRAAAEGIGTNTSTELAFEDLRLNPDTRDVTRGSRPISLTRTEFALLELLMANPRRVLSRSHILEEVWGYDFPTSGNALEVYIGYLRRKTEAEGEPRLIHTVRGVGYVLRETAP, from the coding sequence ATGAAGATTCTTGTAGTAGATGACGAGCAAGCTGTTCGCGAATCGCTGCGGCGTTCGCTGAGCTTCAATGGATATGATGTCACCCTTGCTGATGACGGTGCAGCAGCCTTGGAAGCGATTGAGCGTGACCAACCAGATTTGGTCATTTTGGATGTAATGATGCCCCGAATGGATGGGCTAGAGGTTTGCCGTAGTCTTCGATCCACCGGTGATGATCGACCAATTCTTGTGCTCACTGCGCGTGATGGTGTCTCTGACCGTGTAGCTGGACTTGATGCTGGCGCTGATGACTATCTTCCAAAGCCATTCGCACTGGAGGAGCTACTTGCACGTGTTCGCTCGTTGCTTCGTCGGGCCGCTGCTGAAGGTATTGGCACCAATACCAGCACTGAATTGGCTTTTGAGGATCTTCGCCTAAACCCAGATACCCGTGACGTTACTCGTGGGTCCCGCCCAATTAGCCTTACTCGCACCGAGTTCGCATTATTGGAATTGCTTATGGCAAATCCACGTCGGGTGCTCAGCCGTTCACATATTCTGGAAGAGGTATGGGGATATGACTTCCCAACCTCGGGAAATGCCCTCGAAGTCTATATTGGTTACCTACGCCGTAAGACCGAAGCCGAAGGTGAGCCTCGCCTGATTCATACCGTTCGTGGTGTTGGGTATGTTCTGCGGGAGACCGCACCGTGA